The Coleofasciculus sp. FACHB-1120 nucleotide sequence CAAATATTCCCTTGATTGCCTCCGGGGGATTACGCAACGGTCTGGAAGTGGCAAAAGCGATCGCGCTAGGAGCCGATCTGGCGGGTCTGGCGTGGCCTTTTCTCCAGGCAACCGTAGAATCGGAAGACGCCCTTGATGCTTTGGTTGAAGTGTTAGTCGCTGAAATCACCACTGTATTATTCTGCACCGGCAATCCCACCTTGTCTGCACTGAAACAGTCTGGCGCGTTGCAACCATTACGATAACTGTGTTGGCAATGGGAAAGCGATTAGTGAATTCAAAACTCAAAACTTTTACCCATTCCCAATTCCCCATTACCCTAACCCCAGCCTAATGCGTAGTTTCCTAAAACAAACCTTTGCTAGCTTACTTGGAAGCCTATTCGGACTCATCCTATTTTTTGGTTTGGGAACGAGCGGGCTAATCTTGTTGTTGATTGCGGTGGCATCGAAAGATACAGGACCGGAAGTTGAGGATAAATCGGTACTGGTGATCGATCAATCCTTGACGATTACGGATAGCGATCCGATATCCAGCACCAGCCAAGCAATCAGTGAAGCTTTATCGGGTGAGGAGAATAAAACCGTGCGGCTGCGAACGGTTTTAGATGCGATCGCTCAGGCAACTAAGGATAAGCGGATTGTAGGCGTATATTTAGATGGCAGTGGTTCCTCTAGTTCTAGCACCGGGTTTGCGACACTCAAAGAAGTCCGTTCGGCGCTGGAAAAATTCCGCAAGTCCGGGAAAAAGATTGTTGCCTACAACATGGATTTGGGGAAACGGGAATATTATTTAAGCTCAGTGGCAGACACCATTGTGATGAACCCGTTGGGAACAATCGAAATGAACGGTCTGCGTTCTGAGTCGATATTTCTGACAGGAGCCTTGCAAAAGTACGGAGTTGGGGTTCAGGTGATCCGGGTCGGGAAATTTAAGGCAGCGGTGGAACCCTATGTACTCACTAAACTGAGTCCGGAGAACCGACAACAAACTCAGAATTTGTTGGGTGATTTGTGGGGAGACTTTCTGACAACGGTGAGCCAGGGTCGAAAATTAAACCCAAAACAGCTACAAGCGATCGCAGACACTCAAGGAATATTAACCGCACCGGATGCGAAAAAACGTGGCTTTGTGGATCAAGTAGCGTATCTAGATCAGGTGGTGGCAGACCTGAAAAAGCTGACTGGCAGGACAGAAGAAGATAAATCATTTCGTCAAATTAACCTCGCCACTTACGCCAGAGCGACTCAAAGCGAGGGTACAAATCGCACTTCTGACAATAAAATTGCCCTACTTTACGCTGAAGGCGAAATCGTGGACGGTGAAGGCACCTCTCGGCAAGTCGGAGGCGATCGCTTTGCCAGACAGCTGCGACGGCTGCGGCTTGATAAAGATGTGAAGGCAGTCGTGCTACGGGTAAATAGTCCCGGCGGTAGCGCCTCGGCATCCGAGGTGATTCAGCGAGAGGTGCGGCTGACTCGTCAGGTGAAGCCAATCATCGTTTCTATGGGCGATGTAGCAGCATCCGGTGGCTACTGGATTTCCACCTATGCTAACCAGATTTACGCCGAACCAAATACCATCACTGGCTCGATTGGTGTCTTTGGGATGCTGCTCAATTTCCAAAAGCTGGCGAATAATAATGGCATCACCTGGGATGTCGTCAAAACTTCCAAACTTGCTGACAGCACCACGGTTTCTCGTCCCAAAACGCCTCAAGAGTTGGCGATTCATCAGCAATTTGTCAACCAGATTTACGGTCAGTTCCTCAACAAAGTAGCGGATTCTCGAAAACTCTCAAAGCAGAAAGTCGCTGAGATTGCCCAAGGGCGAGTGTGGTCGGGTCAAGATGCCAAGCAACTGGGACTGGTTGATCGGATTGGCGGCATTGATGATGCCATCCAATCTGCTGCTGTTACTGCTAAACTAGGCGAAAATTGGGAGCTGGAAGAGTATCCTAAGGTTCGCAGCCTGGAACAACGTATTTTGAAACAGTTTGCGGGTGGCGAAAATGCCCAAATCAAGGAACCATCCGACCTCCTGAGTGCAGAACTCCTCAAGTTACAAGAGGAATTGATGGCTCTCAAAATAATGAACGATCCCAGAGGTATTTACGCCCGTTTGCCCTATAATTTGCGAATTGATTAGTGCAACGTCCGGAATAGGCAGTTGAAAATGTGGAATATACGGTAACAGTCTGCCAATAGGTAGAGTAGACTGAACGGAACAGCCCACCCAATTATTAAAAGCATCTATCTATGGATAGAAAATCTAACCGCTTTGTCCTGCTGATGGTTTCTTGTAGTGCTGCTGGTATCCTTGTGGGAGGCGTCTCCAACTGGATAGATAGTAATCAGTGTCTGCAAGCAAAAGTGCCGACCAGTGAATGCTTGATGCAAGACCCCACGAGCCGAACGATTCAAGGAATGTCTATGGGTTTGATAGCTGGAGCAGGAGCAGCGCTGGGTGCTACTTTGCAGCTAAAGCGGGAAGAAGATTAAGAAGTTTGCTGTTGGTAATGAAAGTATCGCTAATTGATAAGATATCTCCAACACTTAGCCATACTTTCATTCAGATATAGAACTTACGCAGAGATCCCCCTTGCATCCCCCTTTAAAAGGGGGATTTTTCCATTTTCCGCTTCTCTCCAATTTATCTTTCAGTGCGTAAGTCTTGGCATATTAAAATCGATAATGGCGATCGCTTACCCAGAAGCTAATCGGGACTGCACGACCTTGGGCATCCACTTTCGCTTCCACGACAATCGATTGCCGTTGTCTGCCCCCTTGGGCTTGATGAATATCCTGGTTAATTTCATCCCGCCGCGCTTCTGGCATATAGTAGCTTTCTAAACCGTAGTCGATGGAGTTACCGCTAGATTTGCCCTTTAAAGCTATCTGATTGGCAGGTAAAGATTTAGGCATTTTGCTGCTTACCCGCACAGGTTTCCACGCTTGAGGAGAATTGGCTTTAGCAGCATCAGGTGCTTCTAAAATCACATAGAAGCGAATTCCTGTAGGTAAAGAATTTAATGGCGGTACAGACGAGGGCAAATCCGTTGCTTTTGCTTCGAGGTGTTGTTTCACTAACGCTTTCCACCCCGGAAGCGATCGCAAATTCTCTTGACGCGAGATGTTATAGCTTAGCGTCTGCGAATAGCCACGCAAGAAATCGTAAGGGTCTACGGGAACCGTCTTGAGGACGACCGTTTTCCCGGTGAGGGTGGTATAAAATGGCCCAGCAGGTGCGGCAAGAACAATCGCTGTTTGGAACAGAAGAGGCACCCAGAGTCTCCAAGCAGGCATTCGCTTTGGAAGTTGCTGCTCTACGAGAGTCGGAGTGATTGAAGATGATTGAGAAGTGTGGCGCATTAAAAATCCTCTCACTCAATTTTTAATTTCTAACGTACGGACATAGCGCTCGAACCAAAGCCCAATCGCGATCGCTGTGACACCGCAGAGAATAAACAGCAGGGATTTGAAGACTAATCCCGTCGCAGACAGCACAAACCAAGTCAGAATTCGCAGAATTAAGAGCATCATGCCCCCCCAGAAGGCGCTGCGTTCTGCTTGTGTTAGCCCTTGGCGCATCAATCCCGCGGCTAACAAGAACAACAGCACATTGCCAATAAAAGTGGCAAGCAAGGGAATTGGCTGGACGGTGAGATGCCAAATAGGTATCCCCGCCATAAAGCAGATAAAGACACCGATGGCAATTGTGGTCAGAATTTCCTCCCGACGAGTGCGAGGGCTTCTACTAAGCCACATCAGACGCAACCACGCAAAGATTGCCAAACCACTCAAAATCACGACATCCACCAAGGGAAACCAGGTAACTCTCGCAGATTTCTCCGCAGAAGACATTTGGGATAAAACACCCCAGAACCAAAGTGAGGATGACAGATAAAGTACGACGCTTAGGAATATCAGCGCCAAACGACGGGCGAGGGGTCTAAAGGAACCTCCCCAGCTTCCCCCTTGCCAAGAGGCGGGGAAGATTTGGTTTGGCTTAGGAACCCGGTTGAAGTCACTGTAGACCCACAGCGAGTCATCATAGGCCCACAAAAGCGCGGGGGGCAGTGCCAAGGCGATCGCTAAGACTAAACCCGTAGACTTCAGGGAAAATAGATTGAAAAGTCCTAAGCTGAGCGGTCGGAGGTTGGCTTCTAAGGAAGAAATAACTGCGATCGCTGCCAGTCCAAAAATAACGCGAGAACGACACCAGTATGCCAGCGGCACAAACATCAAGCTTGCCAACAGCGGCATATGTTGTCCCATCTGGGATGACCAGGAAAACTCTTCATAATAGTAGGAATTTGACCAGCTTGCCCCTTCCCAGTTCCACCAAAAACTCCAATAACCCAATCCGATAATGATGATTGCCAGCACGCTTAAGGAAGTCAAACGCAGGCTGTAAGCCATTGCTAGCACACCGACTCCCCACGCTAGCAATAACTCATAGACGGGACCGCTGATGTGAAACATCTGACCCATCAGCCCCATATTTGCCCCTAATATGATTGCTCCTAAGAGCAAGAATCCATGACCGAG carries:
- the sppA gene encoding signal peptide peptidase SppA — translated: MRSFLKQTFASLLGSLFGLILFFGLGTSGLILLLIAVASKDTGPEVEDKSVLVIDQSLTITDSDPISSTSQAISEALSGEENKTVRLRTVLDAIAQATKDKRIVGVYLDGSGSSSSSTGFATLKEVRSALEKFRKSGKKIVAYNMDLGKREYYLSSVADTIVMNPLGTIEMNGLRSESIFLTGALQKYGVGVQVIRVGKFKAAVEPYVLTKLSPENRQQTQNLLGDLWGDFLTTVSQGRKLNPKQLQAIADTQGILTAPDAKKRGFVDQVAYLDQVVADLKKLTGRTEEDKSFRQINLATYARATQSEGTNRTSDNKIALLYAEGEIVDGEGTSRQVGGDRFARQLRRLRLDKDVKAVVLRVNSPGGSASASEVIQREVRLTRQVKPIIVSMGDVAASGGYWISTYANQIYAEPNTITGSIGVFGMLLNFQKLANNNGITWDVVKTSKLADSTTVSRPKTPQELAIHQQFVNQIYGQFLNKVADSRKLSKQKVAEIAQGRVWSGQDAKQLGLVDRIGGIDDAIQSAAVTAKLGENWELEEYPKVRSLEQRILKQFAGGENAQIKEPSDLLSAELLKLQEELMALKIMNDPRGIYARLPYNLRID
- a CDS encoding GDYXXLXY domain-containing protein, coding for MRHTSQSSSITPTLVEQQLPKRMPAWRLWVPLLFQTAIVLAAPAGPFYTTLTGKTVVLKTVPVDPYDFLRGYSQTLSYNISRQENLRSLPGWKALVKQHLEAKATDLPSSVPPLNSLPTGIRFYVILEAPDAAKANSPQAWKPVRVSSKMPKSLPANQIALKGKSSGNSIDYGLESYYMPEARRDEINQDIHQAQGGRQRQSIVVEAKVDAQGRAVPISFWVSDRHYRF
- a CDS encoding DUF2157 domain-containing protein; its protein translation is MVSDKFRRQLRQEANLWRTEGLIDAQLYEQLSERYQFNSLETAARDRFVMILLGLGSILIGLGTISFVAANWQELPRNGKVTLLLSLFIGVNIAGFYLWRRPNGAQQRLGHGFLLLGAIILGANMGLMGQMFHISGPVYELLLAWGVGVLAMAYSLRLTSLSVLAIIIIGLGYWSFWWNWEGASWSNSYYYEEFSWSSQMGQHMPLLASLMFVPLAYWCRSRVIFGLAAIAVISSLEANLRPLSLGLFNLFSLKSTGLVLAIALALPPALLWAYDDSLWVYSDFNRVPKPNQIFPASWQGGSWGGSFRPLARRLALIFLSVVLYLSSSLWFWGVLSQMSSAEKSARVTWFPLVDVVILSGLAIFAWLRLMWLSRSPRTRREEILTTIAIGVFICFMAGIPIWHLTVQPIPLLATFIGNVLLFLLAAGLMRQGLTQAERSAFWGGMMLLILRILTWFVLSATGLVFKSLLFILCGVTAIAIGLWFERYVRTLEIKN